The Bacillota bacterium genome has a window encoding:
- a CDS encoding FtsX-like permease family protein — protein AANMLRTFLSVLGIVIGVAAVIMMVAIGTGAQVQITEQIGGLGSNLVTVHPGRAVGRGGRVSRDVTDVFTLGMAQQMQDSLTGAKNVAPTVETMGLAVYGNTNTRTQIIGVTPAYEEVVDHHPGLGRYIHHLDLEDNAKVAVLGSEVAEDLFGAANPIGQEISLTVSGHRFTFLVVGVMESKGQVLFSNFDNRIYVPITTLLNRAMSTKFVSGFSIQAMSQAHARPLVDELEFFLLNRLGDSNQFRVMSQETILETVSQATQTMTLLLGAIAGIALVVGGIGIMNIMLVTVSERTREIGTRKAIGAKRRHILLQFLMESMTLSVSGGLLGLALGWGGGYLASQAVNWPFSVSLTAAAVAIGFSTMIGLFFGIYPAVKAAKLDPVVALSHE, from the coding sequence GCGGCCAATATGCTGCGGACCTTTCTTTCCGTCCTGGGGATTGTCATCGGCGTAGCTGCGGTGATCATGATGGTAGCCATCGGTACCGGCGCCCAGGTGCAGATCACCGAGCAAATTGGCGGACTGGGCTCTAATTTGGTGACGGTGCATCCCGGCCGGGCCGTGGGTCGGGGTGGTCGGGTCAGCCGCGATGTCACCGATGTCTTTACCTTGGGTATGGCCCAGCAGATGCAGGACTCCTTAACGGGGGCCAAGAACGTGGCGCCGACGGTGGAGACCATGGGCCTAGCGGTATACGGCAACACCAATACTCGCACCCAGATAATTGGAGTCACCCCAGCCTATGAAGAGGTAGTGGATCACCATCCTGGATTAGGTCGGTACATCCACCATCTGGACCTGGAGGACAATGCCAAGGTAGCGGTTCTCGGTTCTGAAGTCGCGGAGGATCTCTTTGGTGCTGCTAACCCCATTGGCCAGGAAATCTCCCTGACCGTCAGCGGCCATCGGTTTACCTTCTTGGTGGTGGGCGTGATGGAGTCCAAGGGACAGGTGCTGTTCTCCAACTTTGATAACCGGATCTACGTCCCCATTACCACCCTGTTGAATCGGGCCATGTCTACTAAGTTTGTCAGCGGGTTCTCCATTCAGGCTATGAGTCAGGCCCATGCTAGGCCCTTGGTCGATGAGTTGGAGTTCTTCCTGCTCAACCGTTTGGGTGATTCCAACCAATTTCGGGTGATGAGTCAGGAAACCATTTTGGAGACGGTCTCCCAAGCCACCCAGACCATGACCTTGCTTCTGGGAGCCATCGCCGGAATTGCCCTGGTGGTGGGCGGAATTGGGATCATGAACATCATGCTGGTCACCGTCAGTGAGCGCACCCGGGAGATTGGCACCCGCAAGGCCATTGGAGCTAAGCGGCGGCATATACTCCTGCAGTTTCTGATGGAATCCATGACCTTGAGCGTATCGGGAGGATTGTTGGGCTTGGCCCTAGGTTGGGGCGGTGGCTACCTGGCCAGCCAAGCGGTGAATTGGCCCTTCTCCGTATCCTTAACTGCCGCGGCAGTGGCCATCGGCTTTTCCACGATGATCGGGTTGTTCTTTGGGATTTACCCCGCAGTGAAGGCAGCCAAATTGGATCCAGTGGTGGCTCTTAGTCATGAGTAG